The Pseudomonas sp. DG56-2 genome contains a region encoding:
- a CDS encoding class II aldolase/adducin family protein — MNPTETELRLREELAACYRLIAHFRMTDLIFTHISVRIPGPEHHFLINPYGLMFDEISASNLVKIDLQGNAVEPSAYPVNPAGFVIHSAIHGAREDAQCVLHTHTKAGCAVAALQCGLLPVNQISMEFYGRVAYHDYEGVALDMDEQQRLVHDLGDKSVLMLRNHGLLTVGESVSQAFLRMYYLEKACEIQLAAQAAGEIVLPSDAVCAHTERQFNEPARVLKQGELSDPDGMQLAWAALLRLLDRVAPGYRD, encoded by the coding sequence ATGAATCCGACTGAAACTGAATTGCGCTTGCGCGAAGAACTGGCGGCCTGTTACCGGCTGATCGCGCACTTTCGCATGACCGATTTGATCTTCACCCATATCTCGGTGCGTATTCCCGGCCCCGAGCATCACTTCCTGATCAACCCCTATGGCTTGATGTTCGATGAAATCAGTGCCTCCAACCTGGTCAAGATCGACCTGCAAGGCAATGCCGTAGAGCCCTCGGCTTATCCGGTAAATCCGGCAGGCTTCGTCATCCACAGCGCCATTCATGGTGCCCGGGAAGATGCCCAGTGCGTGTTGCATACGCACACCAAGGCCGGTTGCGCGGTAGCGGCGCTCCAATGCGGGCTGTTGCCGGTCAACCAGATTTCCATGGAGTTCTACGGCAGGGTCGCGTATCACGACTATGAGGGCGTAGCCTTGGACATGGACGAGCAGCAGCGTCTGGTACACGACCTTGGCGACAAATCGGTACTGATGCTGCGCAACCACGGCCTACTGACCGTGGGGGAGAGCGTCAGCCAGGCGTTCCTGCGTATGTACTATCTGGAAAAAGCCTGCGAGATCCAGCTCGCGGCGCAAGCTGCGGGAGAGATCGTGTTGCCGTCGGACGCGGTCTGCGCCCATACCGAGCGCCAGTTCAACGAGCCAGCCCGGGTGCTGAAGCAAGGGGAGTTGAGCGATCCGGATGGCATGCAACTGGCGTGGGCGGCGTTGCTCAGGCTGCTCGATAGAGTGGCACCGGGCTATCGCGACTGA
- a CDS encoding TetR family transcriptional regulator C-terminal domain-containing protein encodes MSQEARYSRMVPELRKANLVEATLVCLKRHGFQGASIRKISAEAGVSVGLISHHYSGKDELVAEAYMAVTARVMGLIREAMAQAAPNARERLSAFFRASFCAELLDPQLLDAWLAFWGAVKTAEAINQVHDHSYGEYRNELGRLLADLARQENWQAFNADLAAISLSALLDGLWLESGLNPGTFTPEQGVQICEAWVDGLQAGGRKRFTLTEGC; translated from the coding sequence ATGTCCCAGGAAGCCCGTTACAGCCGTATGGTGCCGGAGTTGCGCAAGGCCAACCTGGTCGAAGCCACCTTGGTATGTTTGAAACGCCATGGTTTTCAGGGCGCCTCCATTCGCAAGATCTCGGCCGAGGCGGGCGTGTCGGTGGGGCTGATCAGCCACCACTATTCGGGTAAGGATGAGTTGGTAGCGGAAGCCTATATGGCCGTTACCGCCCGGGTCATGGGGCTGATCCGTGAAGCAATGGCCCAAGCCGCACCCAACGCACGCGAGCGCCTGTCGGCGTTCTTTCGCGCATCGTTCTGTGCCGAATTGCTCGACCCGCAACTGCTCGATGCATGGTTGGCATTCTGGGGCGCGGTGAAGACCGCCGAGGCCATCAATCAGGTGCACGATCACTCCTACGGTGAGTACCGCAACGAGCTCGGTCGCTTGCTGGCAGACCTTGCCAGACAGGAAAACTGGCAGGCTTTCAATGCCGATCTGGCTGCTATCAGCCTGAGCGCCTTGCTCGACGGTCTATGGCTGGAGTCCGGGCTCAATCCCGGCACCTTCACGCCCGAACAAGGTGTGCAGATTTGCGAGGCATGGGTCGACGGTCTGCAAGCGGGGGGGCGTAAGCGTTTTACCCTGACCGAGGGCTGTTGA
- a CDS encoding response regulator, which produces MTPRVLIVDDDPLIRDLLHAYLSQEGYDVHCADTAEQADSFLASHSVDLVMLDIRLPGKDGLTLTRELRVRSEVGIILITGRNDDIDRIVGLECGADDYVIKPLNPRELVSRAKNLVRRVRHAQASKPLAASSHALKQFADWALDTDRRRLIDPQGGETLLTHGEFQLLSVFLRNSGHTLSRDQLMDQIRNREWVPNDRSIDVLVGRLRRKLHDDPAEPHLIITIHGAGYLFTASVAA; this is translated from the coding sequence ATGACGCCTCGGGTACTGATCGTCGACGACGATCCGCTTATTCGCGACTTGCTGCACGCCTACCTGTCTCAGGAAGGCTACGACGTTCACTGCGCCGACACCGCCGAGCAAGCCGACAGTTTTCTCGCCAGCCACAGTGTTGACCTGGTTATGCTCGATATCCGCCTGCCGGGTAAAGATGGCCTGACCTTGACCCGCGAGCTGCGGGTGCGTTCGGAAGTCGGCATCATCCTCATCACCGGACGCAACGACGACATCGACCGCATTGTCGGCCTGGAATGTGGTGCCGATGACTATGTGATCAAGCCGCTGAACCCCCGTGAACTGGTATCACGGGCCAAGAACCTGGTGCGCCGCGTTCGCCATGCCCAGGCTTCGAAACCGCTGGCTGCCAGCAGCCATGCGCTGAAACAGTTCGCCGATTGGGCACTGGACACCGACCGCCGCCGGTTGATCGACCCCCAGGGTGGCGAAACGCTGCTGACCCATGGCGAATTCCAATTGCTCAGCGTGTTCCTGCGCAACAGCGGCCACACCCTGAGCCGCGACCAATTGATGGACCAGATCCGCAACCGTGAATGGGTGCCCAACGACCGCTCCATCGACGTGCTGGTCGGTCGCCTGCGGCGCAAGCTGCATGATGATCCGGCTGAGCCACACCTGATCATTACCATTCACGGCGCCGGCTACCTGTTCACCGCCAGCGTCGCGGCCTGA
- a CDS encoding ABC transporter substrate-binding protein, which yields MLRWWGLVVLLLAPLLQAGERIRYCDYPVYPPISWSDGKHVRGLAPTVVRELFGRLGYEVEMVVLGNWKRCLLDAAEGRVDVVLAYNSDQRDQNMRFSRVPVLREEVAVFVNRQRPVKFERLQDLAGYRGGLLFGESYGAQFDQFVARQQNIEWVSSSQQNFGKLIRGRIDFVIQERRTGQLFIEHLPGAENIQALPAALSVDYLRVAVSRHSPLSQHMAQIDEQLQRMTDAGEIERWLHQSEVTYRDMTNLPADAR from the coding sequence ATGCTGCGCTGGTGGGGCCTGGTAGTCCTGTTGCTGGCACCGTTGCTGCAGGCTGGCGAACGTATTCGCTATTGCGACTACCCAGTGTATCCACCGATTTCCTGGAGTGACGGCAAGCATGTGCGTGGGCTGGCGCCAACGGTGGTGCGCGAGTTGTTCGGGCGCCTGGGCTACGAGGTCGAGATGGTCGTGCTGGGCAATTGGAAGCGCTGTCTACTCGACGCCGCCGAGGGCCGCGTGGACGTGGTGCTGGCCTACAACAGTGACCAGCGTGATCAGAACATGCGCTTTTCCAGGGTGCCGGTGCTGCGCGAAGAAGTCGCGGTGTTCGTCAACCGTCAGCGGCCGGTGAAATTCGAACGGCTGCAGGACCTGGCGGGCTACCGCGGGGGCTTGTTGTTCGGTGAAAGCTACGGCGCACAGTTCGACCAGTTCGTTGCCAGGCAGCAGAACATCGAATGGGTGTCGTCGAGCCAACAGAATTTCGGCAAATTGATTCGCGGGCGGATCGACTTTGTCATTCAGGAACGTCGCACCGGGCAGTTGTTCATCGAACACCTGCCGGGTGCCGAAAATATTCAGGCGCTGCCAGCCGCCCTGAGCGTGGATTACCTGCGCGTTGCAGTTTCGCGTCACTCACCCTTGAGTCAGCATATGGCACAGATCGATGAGCAATTGCAGCGCATGACCGACGCGGGCGAGATCGAACGCTGGCTGCATCAGAGCGAAGTAACCTACCGTGACATGACCAACTTGCCGGCAGATGCGCGATGA
- a CDS encoding ATP-binding protein — MIRLQPDGLLRRLLLFILLFSLCFTVVASTVQLYFEYRREMRDIDARMALIRVGYLASLERSLWDLNQEQISVQLRGLVDFSDVARVRLISSDFNLLQGEANPPGPLRIERFPLDFQPPSGPVRHLGELEVSIDLGAVHRRLFATGLTSLLWMSVFLCGLAVALSGLFYRLVTRHLQVMAEFARRVGAGDWQEPLRLDKRRSARFDEIDTVAHALDDMRRAILSDIERREVDRLALQDKRDELQKMVERRTASLMRAKNEAEAANLAKSRFLATMSHELRTPLNGILGMAELLRGAELEGQDSKRLDALYKAGEGLLTILNEVLYFARLEEGESHPESVDFSLRQLCDEVMTLLEPRALANTSTLGCDIDTRLAARQHGAEQFLRQVLSNLLVNAIKFTEQGQVNLEVQVLGEQDGEQQLRVSVTDNGIGIAEAMQAKIFDRFTQASEAVARRYGGTGLGLAISKHLVEQLGGKIGLHSVEGQGSCFWFELSLAPGQQQALALPVAPVVAALDVLVVEDVALNRDVVQGLLKRDGHQVWLAADAEQGMALCRQQRFDLILLDVHLPGISGVELCRRLRATPGLNRHSRILALTASVQPALVQGFLEAGMQGVLSKPLKLENLRQALAAEGPLPEADVEDQDLDQSLLQTHRELLGEQKLQGLLAVLQGLITQHQGVLAEALAAQDCTEVAHLAHRLAGSSDSLGFCGLARMLRALEEAAMARDIIALERLHEPLLAQIQRALQLLEQLLRR, encoded by the coding sequence ATGATCCGCCTGCAGCCTGATGGCCTGTTGCGTCGGCTCCTGCTGTTTATCCTCTTGTTCAGTTTATGCTTTACCGTCGTGGCCAGTACGGTTCAATTGTATTTTGAGTACCGCCGTGAGATGCGTGACATCGATGCCCGCATGGCGTTGATCCGCGTCGGCTACCTGGCCAGCCTGGAACGTAGCTTGTGGGACCTCAATCAGGAGCAGATCAGTGTGCAATTGCGTGGCCTGGTGGACTTCTCCGACGTGGCCCGGGTGCGTCTGATAAGCAGCGATTTCAACCTGCTCCAAGGCGAGGCCAACCCGCCGGGACCGCTGCGTATTGAGCGATTCCCGCTCGACTTCCAGCCGCCCTCGGGGCCTGTGCGTCACCTGGGTGAGCTTGAAGTCAGCATCGACCTGGGCGCTGTGCATCGACGCTTGTTCGCCACCGGACTCACCAGCCTGTTATGGATGAGTGTGTTTCTGTGCGGCCTGGCGGTGGCCTTGTCGGGGCTGTTCTATCGGTTGGTCACCCGTCACCTGCAGGTCATGGCCGAGTTTGCCCGCCGCGTCGGGGCCGGTGACTGGCAGGAGCCGTTGCGCCTGGACAAGCGGCGCTCGGCGCGTTTCGATGAAATCGACACCGTAGCGCATGCTCTGGACGACATGCGTCGGGCCATTCTCAGTGATATCGAACGGCGCGAAGTCGATCGTCTGGCGTTGCAGGACAAGCGCGATGAACTGCAGAAAATGGTCGAGCGGCGTACTGCCAGTCTCATGCGCGCCAAAAACGAGGCAGAAGCCGCGAACCTCGCCAAGTCGCGCTTTCTGGCGACCATGAGCCACGAACTGCGCACCCCTCTCAATGGCATTCTGGGCATGGCCGAGCTGTTGCGTGGTGCCGAGCTGGAGGGGCAGGACAGCAAACGTCTGGATGCTTTGTACAAGGCCGGCGAAGGGTTGCTCACCATTCTCAACGAAGTGCTGTACTTCGCGCGTCTGGAGGAAGGCGAAAGCCATCCTGAATCTGTCGATTTCTCTCTGCGTCAGCTGTGCGACGAGGTCATGACCTTGCTCGAACCCAGGGCGCTTGCCAACACCAGTACGCTTGGATGTGACATCGATACGAGGCTGGCGGCACGCCAACATGGCGCCGAGCAATTCCTGCGTCAGGTATTGAGTAACCTGCTGGTCAATGCGATCAAGTTCACCGAGCAAGGCCAGGTCAACCTTGAGGTGCAGGTGCTCGGCGAGCAAGACGGCGAGCAACAGCTGCGGGTGAGTGTCACCGACAACGGTATCGGGATTGCCGAGGCCATGCAGGCGAAGATCTTCGACCGCTTTACCCAAGCCAGCGAAGCCGTGGCGCGGCGCTACGGCGGTACCGGCCTGGGTCTGGCGATCAGCAAGCACCTGGTGGAGCAACTGGGCGGTAAGATCGGCTTGCACAGCGTAGAGGGGCAGGGCAGTTGCTTTTGGTTCGAACTTAGCCTTGCCCCCGGACAGCAACAGGCGCTGGCACTGCCAGTGGCGCCTGTAGTTGCTGCCCTGGATGTGCTGGTCGTCGAAGATGTGGCGTTGAACCGAGATGTGGTTCAGGGATTGCTCAAGCGCGATGGCCATCAGGTCTGGCTGGCAGCGGATGCGGAGCAGGGCATGGCATTGTGCCGTCAGCAGCGATTCGATCTGATCCTGCTCGATGTGCATTTACCCGGTATCAGCGGTGTCGAACTGTGTCGCCGGCTACGTGCAACGCCGGGGCTGAACCGTCATTCACGTATACTGGCGCTGACTGCCAGTGTACAACCGGCGTTGGTGCAGGGGTTCCTTGAGGCGGGTATGCAAGGGGTGCTGAGCAAACCACTGAAACTGGAAAATCTGCGCCAGGCACTGGCCGCCGAGGGGCCTCTGCCTGAAGCGGATGTCGAGGACCAGGACCTCGACCAGTCGCTGTTACAGACCCACCGAGAACTGCTCGGGGAACAAAAACTGCAAGGGTTGCTGGCGGTGTTGCAGGGCTTGATAACCCAGCACCAAGGCGTGCTGGCCGAGGCGCTGGCAGCGCAGGACTGCACCGAGGTTGCGCACTTGGCCCATCGCCTGGCGGGCAGTAGCGACTCGCTGGGGTTCTGTGGCCTGGCGCGGATGTTGCGCGCCCTGGAAGAGGCGGCAATGGCACGTGACATAATAGCGCTCGAGCGTTTGCATGAACCGCTACTCGCGCAGATTCAGCGAGCCCTGCAGTTGTTGGAGCAGTTGCTTCGACGCTGA
- a CDS encoding amino acid permease, whose product MSESTDRKGIHLTRALKSRHIFMLSLGGVIGTGLFMGSGVTINQGGPVGAILAYLVAGFLMYLVMVCLGELSVQMPVSGSFQAHATKYIGPATGFMIGWVYWMSWATTVGLEFTAAGMLMVRWFPEVPIWYWSALFVVVLFGLNALATRAFGEAEYWFSGIKVAAILGFIIVGVLVIFGAIPLTSGEPAPMMNNLIGDSLFPNGLSAVFAVMMTVVYAFQGCEIMGVAAGETDQPEKSIPRAVRNVVFRVLIFYVLAIVVLSAIVPWQQAGLMESPFVQVFDMVGIPYAADLMNFVILTAILSVGNSGLYASTRILWAMSKTGMAPKSLSPLSKRGVPLRALSITLCFALVSLMTSFIAADTLFMVLMAVSGMSGTVTWIVIALAQYRFRRAFLAEGGKLSDLKYRAPLYPLVPLLCITLCSSLFVFLALDETQRPSLYWGFGFIAVCYAAYFVINRKRQVVLAPSV is encoded by the coding sequence ATGAGCGAATCAACCGATCGTAAAGGCATACACCTGACGCGGGCTCTTAAGAGCCGACACATTTTCATGCTGTCGCTGGGCGGTGTGATTGGCACCGGCCTGTTCATGGGCTCGGGGGTGACCATTAACCAGGGCGGGCCTGTGGGGGCGATCCTGGCCTACCTGGTGGCAGGTTTCCTCATGTATCTGGTGATGGTCTGCCTCGGCGAATTATCGGTGCAGATGCCGGTATCTGGCTCATTCCAGGCCCACGCCACCAAATACATCGGTCCGGCCACCGGCTTCATGATCGGCTGGGTCTACTGGATGAGCTGGGCGACCACGGTCGGCCTGGAGTTCACCGCCGCTGGCATGTTGATGGTGCGCTGGTTCCCCGAGGTCCCGATCTGGTACTGGTCGGCATTGTTCGTGGTGGTGCTGTTCGGCCTCAACGCCCTGGCTACGCGCGCCTTTGGTGAGGCGGAGTACTGGTTCTCGGGCATCAAGGTCGCGGCGATCCTGGGCTTCATCATCGTCGGTGTACTGGTGATTTTCGGTGCTATCCCGCTGACCAGTGGTGAGCCGGCACCGATGATGAACAATCTGATTGGTGATTCACTGTTCCCCAACGGCTTATCGGCAGTATTCGCCGTGATGATGACCGTGGTCTATGCCTTCCAGGGGTGCGAGATCATGGGCGTGGCGGCCGGTGAAACCGACCAACCGGAAAAAAGCATTCCACGTGCGGTACGCAACGTGGTGTTTCGCGTGTTGATCTTCTATGTGTTGGCCATTGTGGTGCTCTCGGCCATCGTTCCGTGGCAGCAGGCCGGTCTGATGGAAAGCCCGTTCGTGCAGGTGTTCGACATGGTCGGCATCCCTTACGCGGCTGACTTGATGAACTTCGTGATCCTCACGGCGATTCTCTCGGTGGGCAACTCCGGGTTGTATGCCTCGACGCGTATTCTCTGGGCGATGTCCAAGACGGGCATGGCGCCCAAGAGCTTGTCGCCGCTGAGTAAGCGAGGTGTGCCGTTGCGGGCGTTGAGCATTACCCTGTGCTTTGCCCTGGTGTCGCTGATGACCAGCTTCATCGCGGCCGACACGCTGTTCATGGTGTTGATGGCGGTAAGCGGAATGTCGGGTACCGTGACCTGGATTGTCATTGCCCTGGCGCAATACCGGTTCCGCCGTGCCTTTCTGGCTGAGGGTGGCAAACTGAGCGACCTCAAGTACCGAGCGCCGCTGTACCCGCTGGTACCATTGCTGTGCATCACGTTGTGCAGTTCGCTGTTCGTGTTCCTGGCACTGGATGAGACACAGCGGCCGTCGCTGTACTGGGGTTTTGGCTTCATCGCCGTGTGCTACGCGGCGTATTTCGTCATTAACCGCAAACGGCAGGTGGTGTTGGCGCCTTCGGTATAA
- a CDS encoding MFS transporter: MSYSSAPDQGQDVARNALYRRITWRLIPFIFICYLFNYLDRVNVGFAKLQMLDALKFSETIYGLGAGIFFIGYVACGLPSNLALNRFGPRRWIALMMIVWGTLSTCLLFVTTPMEFYALRLFTGAAEAGFFPGIVLYLSRWFPATRRGRIMALFMSAIPVSGLLGGPFSGWILNHFAAGQHGMAGWQWMFLIQGLPTVLLGFLAIFLLSDGYATAKWLNPAERQLIKSDLDADAASKPVTTSDSLLSVFSNPIIWTFGFVYFCIQSGVYAINFWLPSIIKSLGFSDALLIGWLSAIPYLLAGVFMLLVGRSADLRNERRWHLVVPMLMGALGLLIAVNFAHNPVIAIIGLSIATMGALTGLPMFWPMPTALLSAGTAVAGLAIINSVGQMAGFLSPYLVGFIKDQTGSTDAALYSLAALIVVGSLVALRVSRVRTLGTVGEQAN, encoded by the coding sequence ATGTCATACAGCTCTGCCCCTGACCAAGGCCAAGACGTCGCCCGCAATGCCCTTTACCGGCGCATTACCTGGCGACTGATTCCCTTCATCTTCATCTGCTATCTGTTCAACTACCTGGACCGGGTGAACGTCGGTTTTGCCAAGTTGCAGATGCTTGATGCGCTGAAGTTCAGCGAAACCATCTACGGCCTCGGCGCCGGGATCTTCTTCATCGGCTATGTGGCATGCGGCCTGCCCAGCAACCTGGCGCTCAACCGCTTTGGTCCACGACGCTGGATTGCGTTGATGATGATTGTCTGGGGCACGTTATCGACCTGCCTGCTGTTTGTAACTACACCGATGGAATTCTATGCCCTGCGCCTGTTTACCGGTGCGGCTGAAGCAGGCTTCTTCCCCGGCATCGTGTTGTATCTCTCGCGCTGGTTCCCGGCCACGCGCCGTGGTCGGATCATGGCTCTGTTCATGTCGGCGATCCCGGTTTCCGGCTTGCTGGGCGGTCCGTTTTCCGGCTGGATCCTCAACCACTTCGCCGCCGGCCAACATGGCATGGCCGGCTGGCAATGGATGTTCCTGATCCAGGGGCTGCCCACCGTACTGCTTGGTTTCCTTGCGATCTTCCTGCTCAGCGACGGTTACGCCACCGCCAAGTGGCTGAACCCGGCCGAGCGTCAGCTCATCAAAAGCGACCTTGACGCCGATGCGGCAAGCAAACCAGTGACCACCAGCGACAGCCTGTTGTCGGTGTTCAGCAACCCGATCATCTGGACTTTCGGCTTTGTCTACTTCTGCATCCAGAGCGGCGTGTATGCGATCAACTTCTGGCTGCCATCGATCATCAAGAGCCTGGGTTTCAGCGACGCCTTGCTAATTGGCTGGCTGAGCGCGATTCCTTACTTGCTGGCGGGGGTCTTCATGCTGCTGGTGGGCCGTTCGGCAGACCTGCGCAACGAGCGACGCTGGCACTTGGTCGTGCCCATGTTGATGGGCGCGCTGGGGCTGCTGATTGCGGTGAACTTCGCGCATAACCCGGTGATTGCCATTATCGGCCTGAGCATTGCCACCATGGGCGCCCTCACCGGCCTGCCCATGTTCTGGCCGATGCCGACCGCCTTGCTCAGTGCCGGCACTGCGGTGGCAGGGCTGGCAATCATCAACTCGGTCGGGCAGATGGCAGGCTTCCTCAGCCCGTACCTGGTTGGTTTCATCAAGGACCAAACCGGTTCAACCGATGCAGCGCTGTATTCGCTGGCCGCCTTGATCGTGGTGGGCAGCCTGGTGGCATTGCGCGTATCACGCGTGCGCACGCTCGGCACAGTGGGCGAACAGGCTAACTGA
- a CDS encoding sugar diacid recognition domain-containing protein: MFELDHDLAQDIVDRAMAILPCNVNVMDSQGLILGSGEPERINTRHEGAQLVLANGRIVELDVEAAKCLKGVQPGINVPLLLDGRLMGVLGLTGDPQHLRTYAQLVCMTAEMLLAQRHLQVEQQWRRQRCDDLLALLLGGSGDSPRLLDEARQLGLKPQLARVPCLFELDNGPAAEELASWLMSRYPDSWCVSPARHSLLWCRPANVAMDESRLLERLQRHGWQVQRLATGLPAQSIEQLRRGYRRVRDLLAYGCEVVPGEQTLTLQRYRLPALLWRHRNDDALDELLEPLQRIRAKDNSGQLLATLRAWCAHDGQSQACADALGIHRNSLRYRLERIAELSEVDPLRLDGMLSLYLGLQLLPVNA; encoded by the coding sequence ATGTTCGAACTGGACCATGATCTGGCGCAGGATATCGTCGATCGGGCGATGGCCATTCTGCCGTGTAACGTCAACGTCATGGACAGTCAGGGCCTGATCCTCGGCAGCGGCGAGCCGGAGCGCATCAACACCCGCCACGAGGGCGCGCAGCTGGTGTTGGCCAATGGTCGCATCGTCGAACTTGATGTCGAGGCCGCCAAATGCCTGAAAGGGGTGCAGCCGGGAATCAATGTCCCCTTGTTGCTCGACGGACGCTTGATGGGGGTGCTGGGGCTTACCGGTGACCCGCAGCACCTGCGAACCTACGCGCAACTGGTGTGCATGACCGCGGAAATGCTCCTGGCTCAGCGCCACCTGCAGGTGGAGCAGCAATGGCGACGACAACGCTGTGACGATCTGCTCGCGTTGTTACTGGGCGGTTCGGGCGATTCGCCGCGTCTGCTCGACGAGGCCCGCCAGTTGGGGCTCAAGCCGCAACTGGCGCGCGTTCCATGCCTGTTCGAACTGGACAACGGGCCTGCAGCCGAAGAGTTGGCCAGCTGGTTGATGAGCCGTTACCCCGACAGTTGGTGTGTGAGCCCGGCGCGTCACTCATTGCTATGGTGCCGCCCGGCCAATGTTGCCATGGACGAGTCGCGGCTGCTGGAACGGTTGCAGCGTCATGGCTGGCAGGTGCAGCGCCTGGCAACAGGTCTGCCCGCCCAAAGCATCGAACAATTGCGCCGCGGCTATCGACGCGTGCGAGACCTGCTGGCCTATGGTTGCGAAGTGGTGCCGGGCGAGCAAACGCTCACGCTGCAGCGTTACCGGCTGCCGGCATTGCTGTGGCGCCACCGCAACGATGATGCCCTGGATGAGCTGCTCGAACCCCTGCAACGCATCCGCGCCAAGGACAACAGTGGTCAGCTACTGGCGACACTGCGCGCCTGGTGCGCCCATGACGGGCAAAGCCAGGCCTGTGCCGACGCCCTGGGAATTCACCGCAACAGTTTGCGTTATCGCCTGGAGCGTATTGCCGAACTGAGCGAGGTCGATCCGCTGCGCCTGGACGGCATGCTGAGTTTGTACTTGGGCTTGCAACTGCTGCCGGTAAACGCCTGA
- a CDS encoding glycerate kinase, giving the protein MKIVIAPDSFKDSLSAEGVADAIALGLAQVWPDAQLLKRPMADGGEGTMEAIIAACSGELRRQHVQGPLGETVQAGWGWLADSHTAIIEMAQASGLQLLGLGQRDACRSSTFGTGQLISAALDAGAQRIILAIGGSATNDGGSGMLRALGVRLFDAQDQALAEGGLALSQLARLDASALDPRLARVQLEVAADVDNPLCGSNGASAIFGPQKGASPDQVLMLDKALGHFADHCAAWLNEDVRDFPGCGAAGGMGFAAKAFLQATFRPGIDVVAELAGLESAVQGADLVITGEGRFDAQTLRGKTPFGVARVAKRHGVPVLVIAGTLGEGYQQLYGHGIDAAFAVTSGPMSLEQACGNAAELLRDRAGDVARLWSCAHQSAPNR; this is encoded by the coding sequence ATGAAAATCGTCATCGCCCCCGACTCGTTCAAGGACAGTCTCAGCGCTGAAGGTGTGGCAGATGCCATCGCCTTGGGTCTGGCCCAGGTCTGGCCTGACGCGCAGTTGCTCAAGCGGCCGATGGCCGATGGTGGTGAAGGCACCATGGAGGCAATTATTGCGGCCTGTAGTGGTGAACTGCGTCGTCAGCACGTACAAGGCCCGCTGGGCGAGACAGTGCAAGCCGGCTGGGGCTGGTTGGCCGACAGCCACACGGCGATTATCGAAATGGCCCAGGCCAGCGGCCTGCAGTTACTCGGCCTTGGACAGCGTGACGCGTGCCGCAGCAGCACCTTTGGCACCGGCCAGTTGATCAGCGCTGCCCTCGATGCCGGTGCGCAGCGGATCATTCTGGCGATCGGCGGCAGCGCCACCAACGACGGTGGCAGCGGCATGCTCAGGGCCTTGGGCGTGCGCCTGTTCGACGCGCAGGATCAGGCGCTGGCCGAGGGTGGCCTGGCGTTGAGCCAACTGGCGCGCCTTGATGCCAGCGCGCTGGACCCGCGCTTGGCCCGGGTGCAGTTGGAAGTTGCCGCCGACGTTGATAACCCGCTGTGCGGCAGCAATGGCGCGTCGGCTATCTTCGGCCCCCAGAAAGGCGCCAGTCCTGATCAGGTGCTGATGCTGGACAAAGCCTTGGGGCACTTTGCCGATCACTGCGCAGCGTGGCTCAACGAAGACGTGCGTGACTTTCCAGGCTGCGGTGCCGCTGGCGGCATGGGCTTTGCGGCAAAGGCGTTCCTGCAGGCGACCTTCCGGCCGGGTATCGACGTGGTCGCAGAGTTGGCCGGCCTGGAATCGGCCGTGCAAGGCGCTGATCTGGTGATTACCGGGGAAGGGCGCTTCGATGCGCAAACATTGCGGGGCAAAACACCCTTCGGTGTCGCTCGGGTTGCCAAGCGCCACGGTGTACCGGTGCTGGTCATCGCCGGAACCCTGGGAGAAGGTTACCAGCAATTGTACGGCCACGGCATTGACGCTGCGTTCGCTGTGACCAGCGGGCCGATGAGCCTCGAACAGGCGTGTGGTAATGCCGCAGAGTTATTGCGGGATCGTGCTGGCGATGTTGCGCGCTTGTGGTCGTGTGCCCATCAATCAGCGCCTAACCGATGA